One window from the genome of Gimesia aquarii encodes:
- a CDS encoding DUF3500 domain-containing protein, translating to MKRLLVIGLCVGISALAVGITGSLFSQRPHRGRQQQQQREQSLAEPFLGVTTTGKTKTGLFKIKSTGVSTKPVRVAAQAFLDSLSKEQASRTKFPVDDLEWRKWDNRHRYPRQGIGFNEMSQEQRKLAFAMLRASLSAKGLKKTQDIMKLNGTLAELTKRFDEYGEWLYWITIMGEPSAIKPWGWQLDGHHVVINYFVLGDQVVMTPVFMGSEPVKAESGKFKGTVVMQEEQNKGLTLIKSLNATQQADAIVRSSKGPTNNLTEAFRDNVVLEYAGIKASQLDAQQRELLLELISEFVGNMDAGHARVKMSEVKQHLDETYFAWMGGTNSESVYYYRIQSPVILIEFDHQRPIALGRSGTPTRNHIHTVVRTPNGNDYGKDLLRQHYLKHHHHHETDEHSQPQK from the coding sequence ATGAAAAGACTGCTTGTTATTGGACTTTGTGTTGGCATATCCGCTTTGGCTGTCGGAATCACTGGCTCACTGTTTTCACAACGCCCCCATCGTGGGCGACAACAACAGCAACAACGCGAACAGTCTCTTGCTGAACCGTTCCTGGGAGTGACGACTACTGGCAAAACGAAAACAGGGCTCTTCAAAATCAAATCCACGGGTGTCTCAACGAAGCCGGTGCGGGTCGCGGCACAGGCTTTCCTGGATAGCCTCTCGAAAGAGCAAGCCAGCCGCACGAAGTTCCCGGTAGACGATCTGGAATGGCGGAAATGGGATAATCGTCATCGGTATCCACGTCAGGGAATCGGGTTCAATGAGATGTCGCAAGAACAACGAAAACTGGCATTCGCCATGCTCCGCGCCAGTTTGAGTGCGAAGGGGCTCAAGAAAACTCAGGATATCATGAAACTCAACGGCACACTGGCAGAGTTGACTAAACGATTTGACGAGTATGGCGAGTGGCTGTACTGGATCACGATTATGGGAGAACCGTCGGCAATTAAGCCCTGGGGTTGGCAGTTAGATGGTCATCATGTCGTCATCAACTATTTCGTTTTGGGCGATCAGGTGGTGATGACTCCGGTCTTCATGGGTTCCGAGCCGGTCAAAGCAGAATCGGGCAAGTTCAAAGGCACAGTGGTCATGCAGGAGGAGCAGAACAAAGGGCTTACGTTGATCAAATCCTTAAATGCAACACAGCAGGCTGATGCAATCGTCCGTAGTTCGAAGGGACCGACCAATAATCTCACTGAAGCATTTCGTGATAATGTTGTGCTTGAGTACGCCGGCATCAAGGCCTCGCAGTTGGATGCCCAACAACGGGAGCTACTACTTGAATTAATCTCCGAATTTGTTGGTAACATGGACGCAGGACATGCTCGGGTTAAGATGAGTGAGGTCAAACAACACCTGGACGAAACCTACTTTGCCTGGATGGGTGGTACGAATTCTGAGAGTGTTTACTATTATCGTATTCAGAGCCCGGTGATCCTGATTGAATTCGATCACCAACGACCAATTGCCCTGGGTCGTTCAGGGACGCCGACGCGCAATCACATTCACACTGTGGTACGCACTCCGAACGGAAATGACTACGGCAAAGATCTCTTGCGACAGCATTATCTGAAGCACCATCATCATCATGAGACTGATGAGCACTCACAGCCACAAAAATAA
- a CDS encoding SDR family NAD(P)-dependent oxidoreductase: protein MNRSGSKLEQQKFVVLGATGSVGSELSRGLISAGHHVLLGGRDKNKLQELGAELDSPFCNIDASELSSIEECLQTAHTEYGRVDGVANCIGSVLLKPAHLTSDEEWQETLMTNLSSAFVTVRSASKVMRQTGGAIVLVSSAAARIGFANHEAIAAAKAGVIGLTLSSAATYANRGIRVNAVAPGLIKSNMTKKLWETPTAQSTSAAMHALDRIGEPADVASMIAWLLQPANSWITGQVLGVDGGLATIAPRHKQKATHQ, encoded by the coding sequence ATGAACAGATCTGGTTCAAAGTTAGAACAACAAAAATTCGTGGTTCTGGGGGCAACTGGTTCCGTTGGTTCCGAGTTGAGTCGTGGTCTGATTAGTGCTGGCCATCATGTATTACTCGGCGGTCGTGACAAAAATAAACTTCAGGAATTGGGGGCGGAGTTAGACTCACCTTTCTGTAATATAGATGCATCTGAATTAAGCTCCATCGAGGAATGCCTGCAGACAGCACATACTGAATACGGTCGAGTTGACGGGGTTGCGAATTGTATCGGGTCCGTGCTTTTAAAACCTGCGCATCTGACTTCGGATGAAGAATGGCAGGAGACTTTGATGACAAATCTTAGTTCCGCGTTCGTGACAGTACGCAGTGCTTCAAAAGTCATGCGGCAGACGGGAGGTGCTATTGTATTAGTCTCTTCCGCAGCAGCGCGGATCGGTTTTGCAAACCATGAAGCCATAGCGGCTGCCAAAGCAGGGGTCATCGGCTTAACGCTTTCGTCTGCTGCAACGTATGCAAATCGTGGAATACGAGTCAATGCGGTTGCTCCGGGATTAATTAAATCTAATATGACAAAAAAGCTATGGGAAACTCCCACTGCTCAGTCTACTTCGGCCGCAATGCATGCACTGGACCGAATCGGTGAACCCGCTGACGTTGCTTCGATGATCGCATGGTTATTGCAACCCGCAAATAGTTGGATCACAGGTCAAGTGCTGGGTGTTGACGGTGGTTTGGCTACCATCGCGCCAAGGCACAAACAAAAAGCAACTCATCAATAA
- a CDS encoding biotin--[acetyl-CoA-carboxylase] ligase codes for MLPFTADDLKAIQTETFIEHLDYFESLSSTNTWALNTLCSPEKSNSSSKMTLPSLVLTGKQTAGRGRGSNSWWSPEGALAFSLVVDVGQIQISIERQPLIALATGLAVCETLKKYLSEFKLALKWPNDVYLQQQKVCGILVETVADQPGLVVIGVGLNLNNSFHSATEDLQSMGTSLYEVTHQRYSMATTLIDLINGIENRLYDVANRNKEFMSEWRRYCLLNGRKIRVTTGSITKDGVCLEIDNEGFLILKTTEGIERIISGTIEHF; via the coding sequence ATGTTGCCGTTTACTGCTGATGATTTAAAAGCAATCCAGACGGAAACGTTCATTGAGCATCTAGACTATTTTGAAAGTCTATCATCGACTAATACGTGGGCGCTAAATACACTCTGCTCTCCTGAAAAGTCAAATTCATCAAGTAAAATGACTTTACCAAGTTTGGTTTTGACTGGTAAGCAAACTGCAGGCCGCGGCCGAGGTAGTAATTCCTGGTGGTCACCTGAAGGGGCATTGGCCTTTTCTCTGGTTGTCGATGTTGGGCAAATTCAGATTTCAATCGAGCGGCAACCACTGATTGCATTAGCAACAGGCTTAGCGGTTTGCGAAACACTTAAAAAATATCTTTCTGAATTTAAACTGGCTTTGAAATGGCCAAATGATGTTTATTTGCAGCAGCAAAAAGTATGTGGAATTCTGGTAGAAACCGTAGCCGATCAACCAGGGCTGGTTGTCATAGGGGTGGGACTGAATCTGAATAACTCATTTCATTCAGCTACTGAAGACTTACAATCAATGGGAACATCCCTGTACGAGGTGACCCATCAGCGATACTCAATGGCGACTACTCTGATTGATCTGATCAATGGAATTGAGAATCGGTTGTATGATGTCGCAAATAGAAATAAGGAATTTATGAGTGAATGGCGTCGTTATTGTTTATTAAACGGCAGGAAAATTCGTGTGACAACAGGTTCAATTACCAAAGACGGGGTGTGCCTTGAAATCGATAACGAGGGTTTTTTGATTCTGAAAACTACTGAAGGAATCGAAAGAATTATCAGCGGCACCATAGAACATTTTTGA
- a CDS encoding glycoside hydrolase 5 family protein yields MWKLLGAILVIVLSLWFIFSLPVVPSHSASFWQAESWMQKDSTLPETIPSRVLALTDLPPLEPAPTPDILLAAIQKSKEVGCDGAVLTYSWPSLEPRPGDLTLEELKNGIVINKGRVLFLGIQVLNTTVKDLPTDLQTKRFDDPQVIERFQSFLDALAPLLQNRVRYLSIGNESDIYLTAHPDEINAYATFLNSAYKHAKKIAPDLIVGTTLTDAGALQPEFQQLVKNADAHFLTYYHGQVGVEGTFKDTTKVKEEILKLSTKLDERPIVFQEIGFPAHDQISSAEKQAEFVNGVFDAWDELNSRVPFLNYFMMYDFPESIINDQLTYYGVDDDTKPLVRFLTTLGLHQVDGTPRESWSVFEQRAKELKK; encoded by the coding sequence ATGTGGAAACTTCTAGGTGCGATACTTGTCATCGTCTTAAGCCTGTGGTTCATTTTTTCATTACCAGTAGTCCCCTCGCATTCAGCGAGTTTCTGGCAAGCAGAATCCTGGATGCAAAAAGATTCGACATTGCCCGAAACAATACCATCGCGCGTGCTGGCTCTAACAGATCTACCCCCACTCGAACCGGCACCGACTCCCGATATTCTGCTTGCCGCCATTCAAAAAAGTAAGGAAGTGGGCTGTGATGGTGCTGTGTTGACCTATTCATGGCCTTCATTGGAACCCCGACCAGGTGACCTGACTTTGGAAGAGTTAAAAAACGGTATCGTTATTAACAAGGGACGTGTCCTTTTCCTGGGGATCCAGGTACTCAATACAACTGTGAAGGATCTCCCCACTGACCTGCAGACAAAACGTTTTGACGATCCTCAGGTTATCGAACGCTTTCAATCCTTCCTCGATGCTTTAGCTCCCTTATTGCAAAATCGCGTTCGCTATCTTTCAATCGGAAACGAAAGCGATATTTATCTGACAGCCCATCCTGACGAAATCAATGCTTATGCAACATTTTTAAATTCTGCTTACAAACATGCTAAAAAAATTGCTCCCGATTTAATCGTAGGAACTACTTTGACTGATGCTGGTGCATTACAGCCTGAATTTCAGCAGTTAGTTAAAAACGCAGATGCCCATTTTCTTACCTACTACCATGGTCAAGTTGGTGTGGAGGGAACATTTAAAGATACAACGAAAGTAAAAGAAGAGATCCTTAAATTATCTACAAAACTCGATGAGCGTCCGATTGTTTTTCAAGAGATTGGTTTTCCTGCCCATGACCAGATCAGCTCTGCAGAGAAACAGGCTGAATTTGTGAATGGAGTTTTCGATGCCTGGGACGAACTCAATTCTCGCGTGCCATTCCTGAACTATTTCATGATGTACGACTTCCCGGAAAGTATTATTAATGATCAACTCACTTATTATGGCGTTGACGACGACACTAAGCCATTGGTTAGATTCCTGACCACTCTCGGTCTGCATCAAGTGGATGGGACACCCCGAGAAAGTTGGAGTGTGTTCGAACAGCGAGCTAAAGAACTCAAAAAGTAA
- a CDS encoding DUF2062 domain-containing protein — MSASNLSWKSSPRRLLRSILMLDDTAHSIALGTAIGMFIALTPTVGIQMLMVICFAFVTRPLFRFNQIASLITVYISNPLTMIPIYWFDYKVGTYYVGGSMNQKEFAKIFEFEGFSGWWETVKQLILEVGSPLIIGSLIVATFCALVTYPIMLRLVMHFQKMRPTATQDESETQTVIPHKPVDSDQTTKSVHIHSS, encoded by the coding sequence ATGTCAGCTTCAAATTTATCCTGGAAAAGTAGTCCACGAAGACTATTACGTTCAATTTTAATGTTGGACGATACTGCGCATTCCATTGCCCTAGGCACAGCTATAGGCATGTTTATCGCGCTCACGCCTACTGTTGGCATTCAGATGTTGATGGTGATTTGCTTTGCTTTTGTGACACGACCTTTATTTCGATTTAATCAAATTGCCTCGTTGATCACAGTGTATATTTCCAATCCGCTAACAATGATACCAATCTATTGGTTTGATTATAAAGTAGGCACGTACTACGTCGGTGGGTCGATGAATCAGAAAGAGTTCGCCAAAATTTTCGAATTCGAAGGCTTCAGCGGATGGTGGGAGACGGTCAAACAGCTCATTCTGGAAGTTGGCTCTCCACTCATCATTGGATCATTAATCGTAGCCACGTTTTGTGCTTTGGTGACCTATCCCATTATGCTCAGGTTAGTCATGCACTTTCAAAAAATGAGACCCACAGCCACACAGGATGAATCTGAGACTCAAACTGTAATACCACATAAGCCTGTCGATTCAGACCAGACTACAAAATCTGTCCACATCCATTCCAGTTAA
- a CDS encoding SRPBCC family protein, producing the protein MLTISKSDSRIYRLQSEILIPFPLSVVFDFFAKAENLEVITPPFLNFQILTPKPIEMHQGTLIDYEISLHRIPLSWKTEITDWEPPHRFVDNQIKGPYRLWRHEHTFQEQEKGTLVIDKVDYSVYGGPLINWLFVRRDLERIFRYRHERLKEFTAEGIKS; encoded by the coding sequence ATGCTCACAATCAGCAAATCAGATTCACGAATCTATAGACTGCAATCGGAAATATTAATTCCTTTCCCACTCTCAGTCGTTTTTGATTTTTTTGCGAAAGCGGAAAATTTGGAGGTCATTACACCTCCATTTTTAAACTTTCAAATTCTGACACCCAAGCCGATCGAGATGCATCAGGGGACGCTAATAGATTACGAGATCAGCCTTCATCGAATTCCCCTGAGTTGGAAAACGGAAATTACAGACTGGGAACCACCTCATCGATTTGTTGACAATCAAATTAAAGGGCCATATCGCTTATGGCGTCATGAACACACGTTTCAAGAGCAAGAGAAGGGGACGCTCGTGATCGATAAAGTAGACTACTCGGTTTATGGTGGCCCATTAATAAACTGGCTGTTCGTCAGACGAGACCTAGAACGTATTTTTCGTTACAGACACGAACGATTAAAAGAATTTACTGCAGAGGGAATTAAGAGCTGA
- a CDS encoding D-2-hydroxyacid dehydrogenase, giving the protein MTKLLIYPEIDSERISRIQKISDELSICNAKEISEALQEIKTAEAFFGKITPQLLAVAENLKWVQTPTASLEHYVFPELVEHPCQLTNMRGLFYDVIADHVLGFVICFARNLHLYIRQQTKSHWQPIGGQAGKPDFVTGPGQESEVDRSHLHLSDCSMGVVGAGSIGSEICRRAAAFGMTVYAVDPCTKEVPGVIDEVWEVNRLEDLLAVSDFVVIAAPHTPQTEKMFRTKQFQQMKSTGYLINIGRGAIVDLQDLTTALQNSEIAGAGLDVFEIEPLPKEHPLWSMENVMITPHIAAASTRVPERHLETLLENLRCFLVGKPFITPADKRQWF; this is encoded by the coding sequence ATGACAAAGTTATTAATTTATCCCGAAATCGATTCTGAAAGAATCTCAAGAATACAAAAAATTTCTGATGAGTTATCTATTTGTAATGCAAAAGAGATTTCCGAAGCATTACAAGAAATAAAAACGGCAGAGGCATTCTTTGGAAAAATAACTCCACAATTGCTGGCAGTGGCAGAGAATTTAAAGTGGGTGCAGACCCCGACGGCAAGCTTAGAGCATTATGTCTTTCCAGAACTGGTAGAACATCCATGCCAGCTTACCAACATGCGCGGTCTATTTTACGATGTCATTGCCGATCATGTACTCGGGTTTGTAATTTGCTTTGCTCGGAATTTGCATCTCTATATCAGGCAACAGACAAAATCTCATTGGCAGCCTATTGGCGGCCAAGCGGGTAAACCCGATTTTGTGACGGGGCCAGGTCAGGAGAGTGAAGTCGACCGAAGTCATTTACATTTGTCAGATTGTTCGATGGGAGTCGTTGGAGCAGGTAGTATCGGCAGTGAAATTTGCAGGCGTGCTGCTGCATTCGGTATGACAGTGTACGCCGTCGATCCTTGTACAAAAGAAGTTCCTGGAGTAATCGATGAAGTTTGGGAGGTTAATCGCTTAGAGGATTTATTAGCCGTCAGTGATTTTGTCGTGATCGCTGCCCCGCATACTCCTCAGACCGAAAAAATGTTTCGAACAAAACAGTTCCAACAAATGAAATCGACAGGATACCTGATCAATATTGGTCGTGGAGCCATCGTCGATCTGCAGGATTTAACAACTGCATTACAAAACAGCGAAATTGCTGGTGCTGGTTTGGACGTATTTGAAATCGAACCTTTACCGAAAGAGCACCCTTTGTGGAGCATGGAAAATGTGATGATTACACCCCACATCGCGGCTGCTTCAACTCGCGTACCAGAACGACACCTGGAAACATTGTTAGAAAATCTGCGTTGCTTTCTTGTTGGAAAGCCTTTCATTACACCAGCTGATAAACGTCAATGGTTCTAA
- a CDS encoding carbohydrate kinase family protein yields MSSTKYDCLCAGIIVADHICKAIDHMPKPGELVLTGEMELAIGGCASNVAADLARLERQVAIAGIVGQDVFGRYVEESLIQSGVHCDYLLKSDQLPTSGSFVINVQGEDRRFIHSVAANSLFTGTTVTPDQIQSSRILYLGGYCLSEELSPENVSNMFHIAKEAGVTTVLDVVTPKQDDYWKMLKPVLPLSDYFLPNNDEGELITGKSDPIEQAREFKAAGANTVIITCGSEGSILMSENKTIQSEIYPVNLVDGTGSGDAFVAGFIHGLLEEGSPEECLQFGSALGHSCVRATGATAGIFTRNELNQFVSSHELPIETV; encoded by the coding sequence ATGTCATCTACAAAGTATGACTGCTTATGCGCGGGGATCATTGTTGCAGACCATATCTGTAAAGCCATTGATCATATGCCGAAACCGGGAGAGTTAGTGCTTACAGGTGAGATGGAGCTGGCTATCGGCGGCTGTGCCTCAAATGTGGCAGCTGATTTGGCCAGACTTGAAAGACAAGTCGCTATCGCCGGAATTGTCGGTCAGGACGTTTTTGGGCGTTATGTCGAAGAAAGCTTGATCCAATCTGGCGTCCACTGTGATTACCTCTTGAAATCAGATCAGCTCCCCACCAGTGGTTCTTTTGTTATCAATGTTCAGGGGGAGGATCGTCGATTCATTCATTCGGTTGCCGCCAATTCCTTGTTTACAGGAACAACGGTCACACCAGATCAAATACAATCGAGTCGGATTCTCTATTTGGGTGGATATTGCCTTTCAGAGGAATTATCCCCTGAAAATGTGTCAAATATGTTCCATATCGCCAAAGAAGCCGGCGTGACGACCGTGCTGGATGTTGTCACTCCCAAACAAGACGACTACTGGAAAATGCTGAAACCGGTTCTGCCTCTCAGTGACTATTTTCTGCCCAACAATGATGAAGGAGAGTTGATAACAGGAAAATCAGACCCGATTGAACAAGCGCGCGAATTTAAGGCGGCAGGAGCTAACACGGTCATCATTACCTGTGGGAGTGAAGGCAGCATCTTGATGAGTGAGAACAAGACGATTCAATCTGAAATTTATCCTGTGAATCTGGTAGATGGCACTGGGAGCGGCGACGCGTTTGTCGCAGGGTTCATCCACGGCTTACTGGAAGAAGGAAGTCCGGAAGAATGTCTCCAGTTTGGCTCTGCATTAGGACATAGTTGTGTTCGTGCGACTGGCGCCACTGCCGGTATTTTTACCCGAAATGAATTGAATCAGTTTGTCAGTTCTCATGAGTTACCAATTGAGACCGTCTGA
- a CDS encoding STAS domain-containing protein codes for MIEKLDIFEVEQVEQNLIVVPQGSTLQFQYSNVQIESNKVLRMLDAPEVRNVIIDLTYVEYLDSIIIGAIIRLLQRAKQSGGQAVFCNACENMQNILKCIKIGTLWPLYDSREAAITALTENS; via the coding sequence ATGATAGAAAAATTGGATATTTTTGAGGTGGAACAGGTTGAACAAAATCTGATCGTAGTCCCTCAAGGTTCGACTCTACAATTTCAATACAGTAACGTTCAGATTGAATCGAATAAGGTTCTACGCATGCTAGATGCTCCTGAAGTGAGAAATGTCATCATTGATCTGACTTATGTTGAGTATCTGGATTCCATTATTATTGGGGCTATTATTCGTCTATTGCAGCGCGCGAAGCAAAGCGGGGGACAAGCCGTTTTCTGTAATGCATGTGAAAATATGCAAAATATCTTGAAGTGTATTAAAATTGGAACACTCTGGCCTTTGTATGATTCAAGAGAAGCAGCCATCACTGCTTTGACTGAAAATTCATAA